ACATTTGCAAAAAAGACACAGACCTACACAAAACTTTTCGACGatgttgtttaccaagctatCTCTTGATGTAaactgtctaatatttttacttcctatagttataccTCCCTTGTTGCAAACtgggaaggtcttttgtaaatACCATGGACTATAcatcccttttgtaaatttcaatccgacagggaaaaaaaaaagaaaactagtggaataagaatttaaataagaattcaaatatttccttaagaaagatgaaactcGTGGTATAAGAATTACGAGGAACCGAACTTAGCATGCAAACCTCTGAAAGTCCACTCTTCAAAGTAGTCAAATTCTCCATTCTCCCAGCTTCAATAAATGTACTGTCATCTCCACTCTCACCAATCATTTCGCTCGTCACCGGCAAAACTAGAGGCAGTTGACAGTCATCTCTGGCagaattgagaaatttttCCCCTTTTGCACTGACACTGTTAAGAAGGAATGGTTATTATGATTCTCAGTTTCAAATTCAGATAATTCGGAGAAAATGGGATtaactgtaacagcccaagcccaagcccaccgctagtagatattgtcctttttgggctttcccttccgggtttcccctcaaggttttaaaacgcgttggggagaggttttcacaccattataaggaatgcttcgttcccctctccaaccaacgtgggatctcacaatccacctcccttggagGTCCagtggctctgatatcatctataacgacccaagcccaccgctagcagatattgtcctctttggacttcccctcaaggtttttaaaacgcgtctactagggagaggtttctacacctttagaaggaatgtttcgttcccctctccaaccaatgtgggatctctgTATGACACTGAAGTTATGCAAGTTGCAGAAGTAAGAGNtag
This window of the Cucurbita pepo subsp. pepo cultivar mu-cu-16 unplaced genomic scaffold, ASM280686v2 Cp4.1_scaffold002480, whole genome shotgun sequence genome carries:
- the LOC111786698 gene encoding uncharacterized protein LOC111786698 produces the protein VSAKGEKFLNSARDDCQLPLVLPVTSEMIGESGDDSTFIEAGRMENLTTLKSGLSEAEAKLFQMLLDERMKLARSAGTAPYAICGDLTVKKIALTRPSTKARLANIDGVNQ